CGTCAGGGCCAAGAGGATAAGGGATGGGGATATCGTCCTTTTCGTCGCTTTCGGGGGGGGCTTTACGTGGGCATCGGGCGTGGTAAGGTGGTAGCCATAACATATTGGATAGTTTAGCTTTTATATTTCCAGGGCAGGGCTCGCAGTATGTGGGCATGGGTAAAGAGTTCTATCGGGAATACCCCGAGGCCAGGGAGCCGTTCGACAGGGCCGGGGAGGTGTTGGGCTTCGACCTTAAGGGGTTATGCTTCGAGGGTCCCGAGGATGAACTCGGCCGGACCGAGAACACCCAGCCCGCCATACTGGTTGCGAGTGTTGCGGCCCTCAGGGTCCTGGAGGCCGAAACAGGGGCAAGGCCCGGCCTTGTTGCAGGGCACAGCCTCGGCGAGTATACGGCGCTGGTCCTGGCCGGCTCGCTTGAACTTCAAGATGCCGTAAGGCTCGTGCATATGAGGGGAAAGTTCATGCAGGAGGGGGCGGCGGAGGGTACCGGCGGCATGTGCGCCGTAATCGGGCTCGGACTCGAAGAGGTCGAGGCCGTATGCGGGGAGGCTTCGATAGAGGGTAATGTCGTCGTCCCGGCCAATATAAACGGGCTTCAGCAGATAGTCGTATCCGGCCACAAAGAGGCGGTCGATAGGGCGGCGGTCCTGGCAAAGGATAAGGGGGCGAAGAAGGTCGTTTTGCTCCCGGTGAGCGTCCCGTCGCACTCCCCTTTGATGGAGGGGGCCGCCGGGAGGTTAAGCGAAGAGCTCGAAAAGACGGAGTTCAGGGAGCTTAAAACCACCCTTCTGACAAACGTGGAAGCAAAACCCCTTACCGACGTCTCGAAGGTGAGGGGGCTCCTTACCCGGCAGCTCACGAGTCCCGTCAGGTGGGTCGATATCGTAAGGAGGATGGCCTCGGGCGGGGTAACCACGGCCGTTGAGATAGGGCCGGGCAGGGTGCTTACGGGGCTCGTAAGAAGGATAGATAAGGGTATAAACACCGTTAACCTTGATAAGCCCGGTGAC
This genomic interval from Thermodesulfobacteriota bacterium contains the following:
- the fabD gene encoding ACP S-malonyltransferase, with translation MDSLAFIFPGQGSQYVGMGKEFYREYPEAREPFDRAGEVLGFDLKGLCFEGPEDELGRTENTQPAILVASVAALRVLEAETGARPGLVAGHSLGEYTALVLAGSLELQDAVRLVHMRGKFMQEGAAEGTGGMCAVIGLGLEEVEAVCGEASIEGNVVVPANINGLQQIVVSGHKEAVDRAAVLAKDKGAKKVVLLPVSVPSHSPLMEGAAGRLSEELEKTEFRELKTTLLTNVEAKPLTDVSKVRGLLTRQLTSPVRWVDIVRRMASGGVTTAVEIGPGRVLTGLVRRIDKGINTVNLDKPGDMEKVLSVCG